One window of the Oncorhynchus mykiss isolate Arlee chromosome 5, USDA_OmykA_1.1, whole genome shotgun sequence genome contains the following:
- the LOC110522860 gene encoding neuropeptide FF receptor 1-like, protein MEDIWELQLTTTLYMTSDLLLSTNLTNVTNCTNTNSSCTVSSVKLSPYYQHSLTIAASYTLAYLFIFLLCMVGNGLVCLIVVRNRHMRTVTNLFIFNLAISDLLVGIFCIPTTLVDNLITGWPFSNAVCKLSGLVQGISVGASVFTLVAIAVDRFRCIVYPFKPKLTLLVAKATIGLVWALALVIMLPSAVMLMVEQEEGHYMVSSDNQTYPLYYCYETWPDPEMRKVYTMVLFTHIYLMPLALIMIMYGCIGAKLYSTAVLSSRGHPDVKSPISQKKVKVVKMLIVVALLFMLSWLPLWTLMLLTDYARPEGDQLDLLTGYIFPFSHWLAFSNSSINPIIYGYFNENFKKGFQAACHPRSCCSVVPQEQVVSKAQRRHNARAPRNTALSANLLTTLGVRNRIYTDSDLMGCVCLEMEQRKEEGSAEAPGQREVTVTVECQ, encoded by the exons ATGGAGGACATATGGGAACTTCAACTGACCACTACTCTTtacatgacctctgacctcttacTATCCACAAACCTCACCAACGTCACCAACTGCACCAACACCAACTCCAGCTGCACCGTCTCTAGCGTCAAGCTCTCGCCTTATTACCAACACTCCCTGACAATAGCAGCCAGCTACACCCTGGCCTACCTGTTCATCTTCCTGCTGTGCATGGTGGGTAATGGCCTGGTGTGCCTCATTGTTGTGAGGAACCGTCACATGCGGACGGTCACCAACCTCTTCATCTTCAATCTGGCTATCAGTGACCTGCTGGTTGGCATCTTCTGCATCCCCACCACGCTGGTGGACAACCTCATCACAG GTTGGCCCTTTAGCAATGCAGTGTGTAAGCTAAGTGGTCTGGTACAGGGGATATCAGTGGGTGCATCAGTATTCACCTTGGTTGCCATCGCTGTGGACAG ATTCCGCTGTATTGTTTACCCCTTTAAGCCCAAGCTAACCCTTCTTGTTGCTAAGGCAACTATAGGGCTGGTATGGGCTCTTGCGTTGGTTATCATGCTTCCGTCGGCTGTGATGCTGATGGTGGAGCAAGAGGAGGGTCACTACATGGTATCCAGTGACAACCAGACCTACCCTCTCTACTACTGCTATGAGACCTGGCCTGACCCGGAAATGAGGAAGGTTTACACCATGGTCCTGTTCACACACATCTATCTGATGCCCCTGGCTCTCATCATGATAATGTATGGCTGCATTGGGGCCAAGCTCTACTCTACAGCTGTTCTGTCCAGTAGGGGGCACCCGGACGTCAAGTCCCCCATCTCCCAGAAGAAAGTCAAGGTGGTTAAGATGCTAATCGTGGTGGCCCTCCTCTTCATGCTGTCCTGGCTGCCTCTCTGGACCCTGATGCTCCTCACAGACTACGCCAGACCTGAAGGGGACCAGCTGGACCTTCTGACAGGCTACATCTTCCCTTTCTCCCACTGGCTGGCCTTCTCCAACTCCAGCATCAACCCCATCATCTATGGCTACTTCAATGAGAACTTCAAGAAGGGCTTCCAGGCTGCCTGTCACCCTAGATCATGTTGCAGCGTGGTCCCTCAGGAGCAGGTGGTGAGCAAGGCTCAGCGGAGGCACAATGCCAGAGCCCCCCGGAACACAGCCCTCAGTGCCAACCTTCTCACCACCCTGGGGGTGAGGAACCGCATCTACACCGACAGCGACCTGATGGGCTGCGTGTGTCTGGAGATggagcagaggaaggaggaaggctCTGCAGAGGCTCCTGGGCAGAGGGAAGTAACAGTAACGGTAGAGTGTCAATAA